From a single Notolabrus celidotus isolate fNotCel1 chromosome 7, fNotCel1.pri, whole genome shotgun sequence genomic region:
- the LOC117815930 gene encoding rho GTPase-activating protein 19-like isoform X4, which yields MAAGKDVDENTQNTRGTLSNMVTNNEDSPGGSRAGRPPVIFNPDFFVEKLRHENPDVFLELVLSNITRLIDLPGTEFAQLLGEESPKTPTGGNGGFFRSFNFLKRKDKGVVFGTPLTESCIAQIYQLIEYLSKNLHVEGLFRVPGNSVRQQTLKELLNSGADVDLDSGDFHPNDVATLLKTFLGELPEPLLTHRHFHAHLKIADMTLFDEHGNKTAVPNKERQIEALQLLFLLLPQANRSLLKLLLDLLYHTAKQQDKNKMSAFNLALMFAPHVLWPRHMTAGDLKDNLKKLNNSMAFLIKHSQKLFRAPAYLRDYAKVHFTGTKALQTKDDLELLAASSSPSQRRVLPQKRTAALGPGSQEQYQSPAQQYTEEALKELFRHVHHNMPDSAKKKKLVRQLVKQTTSGTPTNEHHQGPPAPSKKHPRSRSFGGLIKRKARGEQLTAERRGRHISPDTVTRTGRKAGKENVILQSVNSPLNGPVLGKAGLVVKNPDFTFHKHKVLKVSKVNQRSGSVSAE from the exons ATGGCAGCCGGTAAAGATGTCGatgaaaacactcaaaatacaCG AGGAACACTGAGCAACATGGTGACCAACAACGAGGACTCACCCGGAGGCTCCCGGGCCGGCCGACCACCCGTCATCTTCAATCCAGACTTCTTCGTGGAGAAGCTCCGCCACGAGAACCCGGATGTTTTCCTGGAGCTGGTGTTGAGTAACATCACTCGCCTCATCGACCTTCCTGGCACAGAGTTCGCTCAGCTTCTCGGCGAGGAGAGTCCCAAGACGCCAACGGGTGGAAATGGAGGCTTCTTTCGCTCCTTCAACTTCCTCAAAcgcaaag atAAAGGTGTCGTGTTTGGAACCCCACTGACAGAGAGCTGCATCGCCCAGATCTACCAGCTCATAGAGTACCTCAGCAAAA atCTGCATGTGGAGGGTTTGTTCCGTGTGCCGGGGAACAGTGTCCGGCAGCAGACCCTGAAGGAGCTCCTCAACAGCGGGGCCGATGTGGACCTGGACTCCGGGGACTTTCACCCCAACGACGTGGCCACACTGCTCAAGACTTTCCTGGGAGAGCTGCCTGAGCCTCTGCTCACACACCGACACTTCCACGCACACCTAAAGATAGCAG ATATGACTCTGTTTGACGAACACGGCAACAAGACGGCGGTCCCCAACAAGGAGCGTCAGATAGAAGCCCTGcagctcctcttcctgctgTTACCTCAGGCCAACCGCTCTCTGCTCAAGCTGCTGCTGGACCTGCTCTACCACACGGCCAAGCAGCAGGACAAGAACAAGATGTCCGCCTTCAACCTGGCACTCATGTTTGCCCCGCACGTCCTCTGGCCCCGACAT ATGACCGCCGGAGACCTGAAGGACAATCTGAAGAAGCTGAACAACAGCATGGCCTTTCTCATCAAACACTCACAGAAACTCTTCAGG GCTCCAGCCTACCTGAGGGACTACGCCAAAGTTCACTTCACTGGGACCAAAGCGCTGCAGACCAAG GATGATCTGGAGCTGCTGGCGGCGAGCAGCTCTCCCTCTCAGAGGCGAGTGTTGCCCCAGAAGAGGACGGCCGCTCTGGGCCCCGGCTCTCAGGAGCAATACCAATCACCTGCTCAACAATACACAGAGGAGGCTCTGAAGGAGCTCTTCAGACACGTCCACCACAACATGCCCGACTCagccaagaagaagaagctcgTCAGACAG TTAGTCAAACAGACGACCTCAGGGACGCCGACCAACGAGCATCATCAAGGCCCTCCAGCTCCCAGCAAGAAACATCCCCGCTCCCGCTCCTTTGGGGGACTCATCAag CGTAAAGCTCGAGGCGAGCAGCTGACAGCGGAGCGGCGAGGCAGACACATCTCCCCCGATACCGTCACCAGAACAGGAAGGAAAGCCGGCAAAGAAAACGTCATCCTGCAATCT gtgaacaGTCCACTAAACGGTCCTGTCTTGGGGAAGGCGGGGCTGGTTGTAAAAAACCCAGATTTTACTTTCCACAAGCACAAAGTTCTGAAAGTTTCTAAG gtgaATCAGAGGTCAGGGTCAGTCAGTGCAGAGTGA
- the LOC117815930 gene encoding rho GTPase-activating protein 19-like isoform X5 has product MAAGKDVDENTQNTRGTLSNMVTNNEDSPGGSRAGRPPVIFNPDFFVEKLRHENPDVFLELVLSNITRLIDLPGTEFAQLLGEESPKTPTGGNGGFFRSFNFLKRKDKGVVFGTPLTESCIAQIYQLIEYLSKNLHVEGLFRVPGNSVRQQTLKELLNSGADVDLDSGDFHPNDVATLLKTFLGELPEPLLTHRHFHAHLKIADMTLFDEHGNKTAVPNKERQIEALQLLFLLLPQANRSLLKLLLDLLYHTAKQQDKNKMSAFNLALMFAPHVLWPRHMTAGDLKDNLKKLNNSMAFLIKHSQKLFRAPAYLRDYAKVHFTGTKALQTKDDLELLAASSSPSQRRVLPQKRTAALGPGSQEQYQSPAQQYTEEALKELFRHVHHNMPDSAKKKKLVRQLVKQTTSGTPTNEHHQGPPAPSKKHPRSRSFGGLIKRKARGEQLTAERRGRHISPDTVTRTGRKAGKENVILQSVNSPLNGPVLGKAGLVVKNPDFTFHKHKVLKVSKHMF; this is encoded by the exons ATGGCAGCCGGTAAAGATGTCGatgaaaacactcaaaatacaCG AGGAACACTGAGCAACATGGTGACCAACAACGAGGACTCACCCGGAGGCTCCCGGGCCGGCCGACCACCCGTCATCTTCAATCCAGACTTCTTCGTGGAGAAGCTCCGCCACGAGAACCCGGATGTTTTCCTGGAGCTGGTGTTGAGTAACATCACTCGCCTCATCGACCTTCCTGGCACAGAGTTCGCTCAGCTTCTCGGCGAGGAGAGTCCCAAGACGCCAACGGGTGGAAATGGAGGCTTCTTTCGCTCCTTCAACTTCCTCAAAcgcaaag atAAAGGTGTCGTGTTTGGAACCCCACTGACAGAGAGCTGCATCGCCCAGATCTACCAGCTCATAGAGTACCTCAGCAAAA atCTGCATGTGGAGGGTTTGTTCCGTGTGCCGGGGAACAGTGTCCGGCAGCAGACCCTGAAGGAGCTCCTCAACAGCGGGGCCGATGTGGACCTGGACTCCGGGGACTTTCACCCCAACGACGTGGCCACACTGCTCAAGACTTTCCTGGGAGAGCTGCCTGAGCCTCTGCTCACACACCGACACTTCCACGCACACCTAAAGATAGCAG ATATGACTCTGTTTGACGAACACGGCAACAAGACGGCGGTCCCCAACAAGGAGCGTCAGATAGAAGCCCTGcagctcctcttcctgctgTTACCTCAGGCCAACCGCTCTCTGCTCAAGCTGCTGCTGGACCTGCTCTACCACACGGCCAAGCAGCAGGACAAGAACAAGATGTCCGCCTTCAACCTGGCACTCATGTTTGCCCCGCACGTCCTCTGGCCCCGACAT ATGACCGCCGGAGACCTGAAGGACAATCTGAAGAAGCTGAACAACAGCATGGCCTTTCTCATCAAACACTCACAGAAACTCTTCAGG GCTCCAGCCTACCTGAGGGACTACGCCAAAGTTCACTTCACTGGGACCAAAGCGCTGCAGACCAAG GATGATCTGGAGCTGCTGGCGGCGAGCAGCTCTCCCTCTCAGAGGCGAGTGTTGCCCCAGAAGAGGACGGCCGCTCTGGGCCCCGGCTCTCAGGAGCAATACCAATCACCTGCTCAACAATACACAGAGGAGGCTCTGAAGGAGCTCTTCAGACACGTCCACCACAACATGCCCGACTCagccaagaagaagaagctcgTCAGACAG TTAGTCAAACAGACGACCTCAGGGACGCCGACCAACGAGCATCATCAAGGCCCTCCAGCTCCCAGCAAGAAACATCCCCGCTCCCGCTCCTTTGGGGGACTCATCAag CGTAAAGCTCGAGGCGAGCAGCTGACAGCGGAGCGGCGAGGCAGACACATCTCCCCCGATACCGTCACCAGAACAGGAAGGAAAGCCGGCAAAGAAAACGTCATCCTGCAATCT gtgaacaGTCCACTAAACGGTCCTGTCTTGGGGAAGGCGGGGCTGGTTGTAAAAAACCCAGATTTTACTTTCCACAAGCACAAAGTTCTGAAAGTTTCTAAG CACATGTTCTGA
- the LOC117815930 gene encoding rho GTPase-activating protein 19-like isoform X3 produces the protein MAAGKDVDENTQNTRGTLSNMVTNNEDSPGGSRAGRPPVIFNPDFFVEKLRHENPDVFLELVLSNITRLIDLPGTEFAQLLGEESPKTPTGGNGGFFRSFNFLKRKDKGVVFGTPLTESCIAQIYQLIEYLSKNLHVEGLFRVPGNSVRQQTLKELLNSGADVDLDSGDFHPNDVATLLKTFLGELPEPLLTHRHFHAHLKIADMTLFDEHGNKTAVPNKERQIEALQLLFLLLPQANRSLLKLLLDLLYHTAKQQDKNKMSAFNLALMFAPHVLWPRHMTAGDLKDNLKKLNNSMAFLIKHSQKLFRAPAYLRDYAKVHFTGTKALQTKDDLELLAASSSPSQRRVLPQKRTAALGPGSQEQYQSPAQQYTEEALKELFRHVHHNMPDSAKKKKLVRQLVKQTTSGTPTNEHHQGPPAPSKKHPRSRSFGGLIKRKARGEQLTAERRGRHISPDTVTRTGRKAGKENVILQSVNSPLNGPVLGKAGLVVKNPDFTFHKHKVLKVSKDSPSVTRTYFSPA, from the exons ATGGCAGCCGGTAAAGATGTCGatgaaaacactcaaaatacaCG AGGAACACTGAGCAACATGGTGACCAACAACGAGGACTCACCCGGAGGCTCCCGGGCCGGCCGACCACCCGTCATCTTCAATCCAGACTTCTTCGTGGAGAAGCTCCGCCACGAGAACCCGGATGTTTTCCTGGAGCTGGTGTTGAGTAACATCACTCGCCTCATCGACCTTCCTGGCACAGAGTTCGCTCAGCTTCTCGGCGAGGAGAGTCCCAAGACGCCAACGGGTGGAAATGGAGGCTTCTTTCGCTCCTTCAACTTCCTCAAAcgcaaag atAAAGGTGTCGTGTTTGGAACCCCACTGACAGAGAGCTGCATCGCCCAGATCTACCAGCTCATAGAGTACCTCAGCAAAA atCTGCATGTGGAGGGTTTGTTCCGTGTGCCGGGGAACAGTGTCCGGCAGCAGACCCTGAAGGAGCTCCTCAACAGCGGGGCCGATGTGGACCTGGACTCCGGGGACTTTCACCCCAACGACGTGGCCACACTGCTCAAGACTTTCCTGGGAGAGCTGCCTGAGCCTCTGCTCACACACCGACACTTCCACGCACACCTAAAGATAGCAG ATATGACTCTGTTTGACGAACACGGCAACAAGACGGCGGTCCCCAACAAGGAGCGTCAGATAGAAGCCCTGcagctcctcttcctgctgTTACCTCAGGCCAACCGCTCTCTGCTCAAGCTGCTGCTGGACCTGCTCTACCACACGGCCAAGCAGCAGGACAAGAACAAGATGTCCGCCTTCAACCTGGCACTCATGTTTGCCCCGCACGTCCTCTGGCCCCGACAT ATGACCGCCGGAGACCTGAAGGACAATCTGAAGAAGCTGAACAACAGCATGGCCTTTCTCATCAAACACTCACAGAAACTCTTCAGG GCTCCAGCCTACCTGAGGGACTACGCCAAAGTTCACTTCACTGGGACCAAAGCGCTGCAGACCAAG GATGATCTGGAGCTGCTGGCGGCGAGCAGCTCTCCCTCTCAGAGGCGAGTGTTGCCCCAGAAGAGGACGGCCGCTCTGGGCCCCGGCTCTCAGGAGCAATACCAATCACCTGCTCAACAATACACAGAGGAGGCTCTGAAGGAGCTCTTCAGACACGTCCACCACAACATGCCCGACTCagccaagaagaagaagctcgTCAGACAG TTAGTCAAACAGACGACCTCAGGGACGCCGACCAACGAGCATCATCAAGGCCCTCCAGCTCCCAGCAAGAAACATCCCCGCTCCCGCTCCTTTGGGGGACTCATCAag CGTAAAGCTCGAGGCGAGCAGCTGACAGCGGAGCGGCGAGGCAGACACATCTCCCCCGATACCGTCACCAGAACAGGAAGGAAAGCCGGCAAAGAAAACGTCATCCTGCAATCT gtgaacaGTCCACTAAACGGTCCTGTCTTGGGGAAGGCGGGGCTGGTTGTAAAAAACCCAGATTTTACTTTCCACAAGCACAAAGTTCTGAAAGTTTCTAAG GACTCTCCCTCCGTCACCAGGACGTATTTCTCTCCGGCTTAA
- the LOC117815930 gene encoding rho GTPase-activating protein 19-like isoform X2 encodes MAAGKDVDENTQNTRGTLSNMVTNNEDSPGGSRAGRPPVIFNPDFFVEKLRHENPDVFLELVLSNITRLIDLPGTEFAQLLGEESPKTPTGGNGGFFRSFNFLKRKDKGVVFGTPLTESCIAQIYQLIEYLSKNLHVEGLFRVPGNSVRQQTLKELLNSGADVDLDSGDFHPNDVATLLKTFLGELPEPLLTHRHFHAHLKIADMTLFDEHGNKTAVPNKERQIEALQLLFLLLPQANRSLLKLLLDLLYHTAKQQDKNKMSAFNLALMFAPHVLWPRHMTAGDLKDNLKKLNNSMAFLIKHSQKLFRAPAYLRDYAKVHFTGTKALQTKDDLELLAASSSPSQRRVLPQKRTAALGPGSQEQYQSPAQQYTEEALKELFRHVHHNMPDSAKKKKLVRQLVKQTTSGTPTNEHHQGPPAPSKKHPRSRSFGGLIKRKARGEQLTAERRGRHISPDTVTRTGRKAGKENVILQSVNSPLNGPVLGKAGLVVKNPDFTFHKHKVLKVSKQDSPSVTRTYFSPA; translated from the exons ATGGCAGCCGGTAAAGATGTCGatgaaaacactcaaaatacaCG AGGAACACTGAGCAACATGGTGACCAACAACGAGGACTCACCCGGAGGCTCCCGGGCCGGCCGACCACCCGTCATCTTCAATCCAGACTTCTTCGTGGAGAAGCTCCGCCACGAGAACCCGGATGTTTTCCTGGAGCTGGTGTTGAGTAACATCACTCGCCTCATCGACCTTCCTGGCACAGAGTTCGCTCAGCTTCTCGGCGAGGAGAGTCCCAAGACGCCAACGGGTGGAAATGGAGGCTTCTTTCGCTCCTTCAACTTCCTCAAAcgcaaag atAAAGGTGTCGTGTTTGGAACCCCACTGACAGAGAGCTGCATCGCCCAGATCTACCAGCTCATAGAGTACCTCAGCAAAA atCTGCATGTGGAGGGTTTGTTCCGTGTGCCGGGGAACAGTGTCCGGCAGCAGACCCTGAAGGAGCTCCTCAACAGCGGGGCCGATGTGGACCTGGACTCCGGGGACTTTCACCCCAACGACGTGGCCACACTGCTCAAGACTTTCCTGGGAGAGCTGCCTGAGCCTCTGCTCACACACCGACACTTCCACGCACACCTAAAGATAGCAG ATATGACTCTGTTTGACGAACACGGCAACAAGACGGCGGTCCCCAACAAGGAGCGTCAGATAGAAGCCCTGcagctcctcttcctgctgTTACCTCAGGCCAACCGCTCTCTGCTCAAGCTGCTGCTGGACCTGCTCTACCACACGGCCAAGCAGCAGGACAAGAACAAGATGTCCGCCTTCAACCTGGCACTCATGTTTGCCCCGCACGTCCTCTGGCCCCGACAT ATGACCGCCGGAGACCTGAAGGACAATCTGAAGAAGCTGAACAACAGCATGGCCTTTCTCATCAAACACTCACAGAAACTCTTCAGG GCTCCAGCCTACCTGAGGGACTACGCCAAAGTTCACTTCACTGGGACCAAAGCGCTGCAGACCAAG GATGATCTGGAGCTGCTGGCGGCGAGCAGCTCTCCCTCTCAGAGGCGAGTGTTGCCCCAGAAGAGGACGGCCGCTCTGGGCCCCGGCTCTCAGGAGCAATACCAATCACCTGCTCAACAATACACAGAGGAGGCTCTGAAGGAGCTCTTCAGACACGTCCACCACAACATGCCCGACTCagccaagaagaagaagctcgTCAGACAG TTAGTCAAACAGACGACCTCAGGGACGCCGACCAACGAGCATCATCAAGGCCCTCCAGCTCCCAGCAAGAAACATCCCCGCTCCCGCTCCTTTGGGGGACTCATCAag CGTAAAGCTCGAGGCGAGCAGCTGACAGCGGAGCGGCGAGGCAGACACATCTCCCCCGATACCGTCACCAGAACAGGAAGGAAAGCCGGCAAAGAAAACGTCATCCTGCAATCT gtgaacaGTCCACTAAACGGTCCTGTCTTGGGGAAGGCGGGGCTGGTTGTAAAAAACCCAGATTTTACTTTCCACAAGCACAAAGTTCTGAAAGTTTCTAAG CAGGACTCTCCCTCCGTCACCAGGACGTATTTCTCTCCGGCTTAA
- the LOC117815930 gene encoding rho GTPase-activating protein 19-like isoform X1 has translation MAAGKDVDENTQNTRGTLSNMVTNNEDSPGGSRAGRPPVIFNPDFFVEKLRHENPDVFLELVLSNITRLIDLPGTEFAQLLGEESPKTPTGGNGGFFRSFNFLKRKDKGVVFGTPLTESCIAQIYQLIEYLSKNLHVEGLFRVPGNSVRQQTLKELLNSGADVDLDSGDFHPNDVATLLKTFLGELPEPLLTHRHFHAHLKIADMTLFDEHGNKTAVPNKERQIEALQLLFLLLPQANRSLLKLLLDLLYHTAKQQDKNKMSAFNLALMFAPHVLWPRHMTAGDLKDNLKKLNNSMAFLIKHSQKLFRAPAYLRDYAKVHFTGTKALQTKDDLELLAASSSPSQRRVLPQKRTAALGPGSQEQYQSPAQQYTEEALKELFRHVHHNMPDSAKKKKLVRQLVKQTTSGTPTNEHHQGPPAPSKKHPRSRSFGGLIKRKARGEQLTAERRGRHISPDTVTRTGRKAGKENVILQSVNSPLNGPVLGKAGLVVKNPDFTFHKHKVLKVSKRSVSYKFLSSSIHPSLHPPPVSQQDSPSVTRTYFSPA, from the exons ATGGCAGCCGGTAAAGATGTCGatgaaaacactcaaaatacaCG AGGAACACTGAGCAACATGGTGACCAACAACGAGGACTCACCCGGAGGCTCCCGGGCCGGCCGACCACCCGTCATCTTCAATCCAGACTTCTTCGTGGAGAAGCTCCGCCACGAGAACCCGGATGTTTTCCTGGAGCTGGTGTTGAGTAACATCACTCGCCTCATCGACCTTCCTGGCACAGAGTTCGCTCAGCTTCTCGGCGAGGAGAGTCCCAAGACGCCAACGGGTGGAAATGGAGGCTTCTTTCGCTCCTTCAACTTCCTCAAAcgcaaag atAAAGGTGTCGTGTTTGGAACCCCACTGACAGAGAGCTGCATCGCCCAGATCTACCAGCTCATAGAGTACCTCAGCAAAA atCTGCATGTGGAGGGTTTGTTCCGTGTGCCGGGGAACAGTGTCCGGCAGCAGACCCTGAAGGAGCTCCTCAACAGCGGGGCCGATGTGGACCTGGACTCCGGGGACTTTCACCCCAACGACGTGGCCACACTGCTCAAGACTTTCCTGGGAGAGCTGCCTGAGCCTCTGCTCACACACCGACACTTCCACGCACACCTAAAGATAGCAG ATATGACTCTGTTTGACGAACACGGCAACAAGACGGCGGTCCCCAACAAGGAGCGTCAGATAGAAGCCCTGcagctcctcttcctgctgTTACCTCAGGCCAACCGCTCTCTGCTCAAGCTGCTGCTGGACCTGCTCTACCACACGGCCAAGCAGCAGGACAAGAACAAGATGTCCGCCTTCAACCTGGCACTCATGTTTGCCCCGCACGTCCTCTGGCCCCGACAT ATGACCGCCGGAGACCTGAAGGACAATCTGAAGAAGCTGAACAACAGCATGGCCTTTCTCATCAAACACTCACAGAAACTCTTCAGG GCTCCAGCCTACCTGAGGGACTACGCCAAAGTTCACTTCACTGGGACCAAAGCGCTGCAGACCAAG GATGATCTGGAGCTGCTGGCGGCGAGCAGCTCTCCCTCTCAGAGGCGAGTGTTGCCCCAGAAGAGGACGGCCGCTCTGGGCCCCGGCTCTCAGGAGCAATACCAATCACCTGCTCAACAATACACAGAGGAGGCTCTGAAGGAGCTCTTCAGACACGTCCACCACAACATGCCCGACTCagccaagaagaagaagctcgTCAGACAG TTAGTCAAACAGACGACCTCAGGGACGCCGACCAACGAGCATCATCAAGGCCCTCCAGCTCCCAGCAAGAAACATCCCCGCTCCCGCTCCTTTGGGGGACTCATCAag CGTAAAGCTCGAGGCGAGCAGCTGACAGCGGAGCGGCGAGGCAGACACATCTCCCCCGATACCGTCACCAGAACAGGAAGGAAAGCCGGCAAAGAAAACGTCATCCTGCAATCT gtgaacaGTCCACTAAACGGTCCTGTCTTGGGGAAGGCGGGGCTGGTTGTAAAAAACCCAGATTTTACTTTCCACAAGCACAAAGTTCTGAAAGTTTCTAAG AGAAGTGTCAGCTATAaattcctctcctcatccatccatccatccctccatccacctcCCGTCTCTCAGCAGGACTCTCCCTCCGTCACCAGGACGTATTTCTCTCCGGCTTAA